The following proteins are co-located in the Streptococcus downei MFe28 genome:
- a CDS encoding CPBP family intramembrane glutamic endopeptidase yields the protein MKQNIFIETAKGRLIRPIVFVLPLGLLLFIVGQLLGIGIVTIFVKILSLLGLASQTTAITALAFLNYDFGVFLVFFAWVKWVERRPISSMGLFKNRAGVELLKGWLLGGAMFTLIIFLLGLFGIVQIDKINLTVSSLGFLILFILAWQVQSAGEELMTRGWLLPVLASHHRRITAVSIVSVLFAAMHLLNPNVTLISFANATLFGLMMCLYLIWKGNLWGAFGIHAAWNCFQGSIFGVQVSGLGVLPSAIIKLKLAGPDFLTGGKFGIEGSLVTLVIYASVCFFLYLKIRKKVAVRPQISSKS from the coding sequence ATGAAGCAGAATATTTTTATAGAGACTGCTAAAGGTAGACTTATTAGACCTATTGTTTTTGTGCTCCCACTTGGCCTTCTGTTATTTATTGTTGGTCAATTGCTGGGAATTGGTATCGTAACTATTTTTGTCAAGATTTTATCCCTGCTTGGCTTGGCCAGCCAAACGACAGCTATAACGGCGTTGGCCTTTTTGAACTATGATTTTGGTGTTTTCTTGGTTTTCTTTGCCTGGGTCAAATGGGTTGAAAGGCGTCCCATTTCCTCTATGGGTCTCTTTAAGAATCGAGCAGGAGTGGAATTGCTAAAAGGTTGGCTCCTAGGTGGAGCAATGTTTACTTTGATTATCTTCTTACTTGGTCTTTTTGGTATTGTTCAGATTGATAAAATAAATCTGACGGTCTCAAGTCTAGGGTTTCTCATTCTTTTTATCCTGGCTTGGCAGGTCCAAAGTGCTGGTGAAGAATTGATGACCAGGGGCTGGTTATTGCCGGTTTTAGCCAGTCATCACCGCAGGATAACAGCCGTCTCCATTGTATCAGTCCTGTTTGCGGCCATGCATTTATTGAATCCTAATGTGACCCTGATTTCATTTGCCAATGCAACTCTTTTTGGTCTCATGATGTGTCTTTACCTTATTTGGAAAGGTAATCTTTGGGGAGCTTTTGGTATTCATGCGGCTTGGAACTGTTTTCAGGGTTCCATCTTTGGTGTTCAGGTTTCTGGTTTAGGTGTGTTGCCGTCAGCTATTATTAAGCTCAAGTTGGCTGGACCAGACTTTTTAACCGGTGGTAAATTTGGTATTGAGGGAAGCTTGGTGACCTTAGTCATTTATGCATCTGTTTGTTTTTTCCTCTACCTGAAAATTCGTAAGAAAGTGGCAGTCAGGCCACAAATATCCAGTAAAAGCTAG
- the pezT gene encoding type II toxin-antitoxin system toxin PezT, with amino-acid sequence MSLEEFSQADFDLALKRTIRSLSRGKVALAKPRAILLGGQSGAGKTTIHRIKQKEFQGNIIIIDGDSYRSQHPNYLSLQKKYGKDSVDYTKSFAGKMVEHLADELSKQGYHLLIEGTLRTTEVPRETTQLLKSRNYRVSLSLIATKPELSYLSTLIRYEELHAIDPNQARATPKEHHDGIVNHLIDNLRELENDKPFDQIQIYQRDRTCIYDSEIDEASAGDVLQNCLFGKWSKVEEEMLKFEQERLRELKSIENN; translated from the coding sequence ATGTCGCTAGAAGAATTTAGCCAGGCAGATTTTGACCTAGCCCTGAAGAGAACCATTCGTTCCCTAAGTCGAGGAAAAGTAGCCTTGGCCAAGCCCCGAGCTATCCTATTAGGTGGGCAGAGTGGAGCAGGAAAGACAACCATACACCGAATTAAGCAAAAGGAATTTCAAGGCAATATTATCATTATTGATGGCGATAGCTACCGTTCCCAGCACCCCAATTATCTTTCCTTACAGAAAAAATATGGTAAAGATAGTGTGGACTACACAAAATCTTTTGCGGGAAAAATGGTTGAGCACCTCGCCGATGAACTCAGTAAACAAGGCTATCATCTGTTAATTGAGGGGACCTTGAGAACGACAGAAGTTCCTAGGGAAACAACACAGCTCTTGAAATCAAGGAATTACCGAGTATCATTATCGCTGATTGCCACAAAACCAGAATTGTCATACCTCAGCACCCTCATACGCTACGAGGAACTCCATGCCATAGATCCAAACCAAGCTAGAGCCACTCCAAAAGAACATCATGATGGCATTGTCAACCACTTGATTGATAACTTGCGAGAGTTAGAAAATGACAAACCCTTTGACCAGATTCAAATTTATCAAAGAGATCGAACTTGCATCTACGATTCAGAAATTGATGAGGCTTCAGCAGGAGACGTTCTACAAAACTGTCTCTTTGGTAAATGGAGCAAGGTGGAAGAAGAGATGTTGAAGTTTGAACAGGAGAGGTTGAGAGAGCTGAAATCTATAGAAAATAATTGA
- the pezA gene encoding type II toxin-antitoxin system antitoxin PezA, giving the protein MIGDNLKALRKSHHLTQPEFAAMIGISRNSLSRYENGTSSVSTELLDRICQKFNVSYIDLVGQEKMLGPVEDYQLTLKIEIIKERGAGILSQLYRYQDSQGIDFDDVSNPWILMSDDLSDLINSKIYLVASFDELDRYNGYLDGIERMLELASHQVVA; this is encoded by the coding sequence ATGATTGGAGATAACCTAAAAGCTTTACGAAAGTCGCATCATTTGACCCAACCAGAATTTGCGGCAATGATTGGAATTTCTCGAAATAGTCTGAGCCGTTATGAAAACGGGACAAGCTCGGTATCGACAGAGCTCCTTGATCGTATCTGTCAGAAATTCAATGTTTCTTATATTGACCTTGTGGGTCAAGAAAAAATGCTAGGACCTGTGGAAGACTATCAACTGACTTTAAAAATTGAAATTATCAAGGAGCGGGGCGCAGGTATCTTATCCCAACTTTATCGTTACCAGGATAGTCAAGGGATTGATTTTGACGATGTGAGCAATCCTTGGATTTTAATGAGTGATGACTTGTCTGACCTTATCAATAGCAAGATTTATCTTGTGGCTAGTTTTGATGAGCTAGATCGCTATAATGGTTATTTGGATGGCATTGAGCGTATGTTGGAGTTGGCGAGTCACCAGGTGGTTGCCTAA
- a CDS encoding restriction endonuclease subunit S: protein MRLIEDYLANPVAKLPLGQLARAFKGKAVSGKADPGRISYINLSDMTEFGIDYDHLKTFAEDLDKVQKYLLETGDVLVASKGTVKKVAVFESQDFPVVASSNITVLRPTEELSGFYLKLFLESDLGQALLDRTDKGKAVLNISTAQLLEIPVPHIPLVKQNYLVQYAYKGQADYQRKLARAQQEWEHIKQDVAKNLY, encoded by the coding sequence ATGAGGCTGATTGAAGACTATCTTGCTAATCCAGTAGCTAAACTACCCTTGGGTCAGCTGGCAAGGGCTTTCAAGGGTAAGGCTGTATCTGGCAAGGCTGATCCTGGTCGGATAAGCTACATTAATCTGTCGGACATGACAGAATTCGGTATTGATTATGACCATCTCAAGACCTTCGCAGAAGATTTAGATAAGGTGCAGAAGTACCTCCTAGAGACTGGGGATGTCTTGGTGGCCTCCAAGGGGACGGTCAAAAAGGTTGCTGTATTCGAATCACAGGATTTCCCCGTTGTCGCCTCCTCCAATATCACAGTCCTAAGACCGACCGAGGAATTGAGTGGGTTTTACCTCAAATTATTTTTAGAATCTGACCTAGGTCAAGCCCTGCTTGATAGGACTGATAAGGGTAAGGCTGTCTTGAATATCTCAACAGCCCAACTTTTAGAAATCCCTGTTCCTCATATTCCCCTAGTGAAGCAGAATTATTTAGTTCAATATGCCTACAAGGGACAGGCCGACTACCAACGTAAATTGGCCAGGGCCCAGCAGGAGTGGGAACACATCAAGCAAGACGTTGCCAAGAATTTATATTAA
- a CDS encoding HAD-IIB family hydrolase, which produces MNFIFDLDGTLSFDGLSIDEKSRKVLAQASNYGHKINFASARSYRDSLDMLGQDLAKERVFGLNGGLVYEKGQLILEHKLDYEGYQEALKYCRYYNLPFFVDNSFNYATGIEDYIPFIKMVDPLNLAQKVSADDLKNPIKMVVYLGNHEDLLADITYRTKEMNKFEITYHENEKCLYLNPSNISKASTIKEVIKEPYIAFGNDKNDINMFKEALYAVQVGHYPYLKTYADDQVEADSQAVAAKILELFQNFQEK; this is translated from the coding sequence ATGAATTTTATTTTTGACCTGGATGGAACTCTGTCGTTTGATGGTCTTAGTATTGATGAAAAAAGCAGGAAGGTCCTAGCCCAGGCCAGTAACTACGGTCATAAAATCAATTTTGCTTCAGCTCGCTCTTATCGTGATTCGCTTGATATGTTAGGTCAAGACCTAGCCAAGGAACGAGTATTTGGACTGAATGGTGGCTTGGTCTATGAAAAGGGCCAGTTGATTCTGGAGCACAAGCTGGACTACGAAGGTTACCAGGAAGCTCTTAAGTACTGTCGCTATTACAATTTGCCTTTCTTTGTGGACAATTCCTTTAACTATGCAACGGGAATTGAGGACTATATTCCCTTTATAAAAATGGTTGATCCTCTGAATTTAGCTCAGAAGGTTTCCGCTGACGACCTAAAGAATCCTATCAAAATGGTGGTTTATCTGGGCAACCACGAAGATTTACTGGCGGATATTACCTATCGGACTAAGGAAATGAACAAGTTTGAGATCACCTACCACGAAAATGAAAAGTGTCTCTATCTCAATCCAAGTAATATCAGTAAAGCCTCTACTATCAAGGAGGTTATCAAGGAGCCTTATATCGCCTTTGGCAATGATAAAAATGACATCAATATGTTTAAGGAGGCTCTCTACGCTGTTCAGGTGGGACACTACCCTTACTTGAAGACTTATGCGGATGACCAAGTTGAAGCTGACAGCCAAGCAGTTGCAGCAAAAATTTTGGAACTCTTTCAGAACTTTCAAGAAAAGTGA
- a CDS encoding FAD-binding protein, giving the protein MKLVAITGTNAKHSYNRKLLQFMAKHFAKKADIEVLDIDQVSMFDETDDQTDSPVIQTFNQKISQADGVIIATPEHNHTIPSSLNSLLEWLSFNIHPLDGKPVMIVGASYSEQGSSRAQLHLRQILDAPGVNATVMPGNEFLLGFAYISVLDDYVRQQGGFILTDSPVKELIVENGQVKGAIATGRNDQTITVHVKAVVLASGGFGANTKMLQKYNTYWTEIDDDIKTSNSPAITGDGIILGRSVGADLVGMGFTQMMPVSDPNTGALFSGLQVPPANFIMVNQEGKRFVDEYGSRDKLAQAAIDNGGLFYLISDDNIKATAYNTSQEKIDAQVAAGTLFRDDSLEGLAKQIGVNPEVFVQTINNYNSYVDAGHDPEFDKGAFDLKVEKAPFYATPRKPAVHHTMGGLKIDTQAHVLNEKAQPISGLYAAGEVAGGLHAGNRLGGNSLTDIFTFGRIAAQTAVDEWC; this is encoded by the coding sequence ATGAAATTAGTTGCTATTACAGGAACCAATGCCAAGCATTCCTATAATCGAAAATTATTGCAGTTCATGGCCAAACATTTTGCCAAAAAGGCCGACATTGAAGTCTTGGATATTGACCAGGTCTCTATGTTTGATGAGACTGATGATCAAACAGACTCCCCAGTCATTCAGACCTTCAACCAAAAGATTAGTCAAGCGGACGGGGTCATTATTGCGACTCCCGAACACAACCATACCATTCCTTCCAGCCTCAATAGTCTCTTGGAATGGCTGTCTTTCAATATCCATCCGCTGGATGGCAAGCCAGTTATGATTGTTGGGGCTTCCTATTCTGAGCAGGGGTCTTCACGGGCCCAGCTCCACCTGCGCCAAATTTTGGATGCTCCTGGGGTTAATGCGACCGTTATGCCAGGGAATGAATTTCTGCTGGGCTTTGCCTACATTTCTGTCCTTGACGACTATGTGCGCCAGCAAGGTGGTTTTATCTTGACCGATAGCCCAGTTAAGGAGCTAATCGTCGAAAACGGTCAGGTTAAGGGAGCCATCGCGACCGGACGCAACGATCAGACGATTACAGTTCATGTCAAGGCTGTTGTTCTGGCATCAGGTGGCTTTGGTGCCAATACCAAGATGCTCCAAAAGTACAATACCTATTGGACTGAAATTGATGATGACATTAAGACCTCTAACTCACCAGCCATTACAGGTGATGGTATTATCCTAGGCCGATCGGTAGGAGCAGACCTTGTCGGCATGGGCTTCACCCAAATGATGCCAGTTTCCGACCCCAATACTGGTGCCCTATTCTCAGGTCTGCAAGTGCCACCGGCTAACTTTATCATGGTCAATCAAGAGGGTAAACGCTTTGTCGATGAATATGGTAGCAGGGATAAACTAGCTCAAGCAGCCATTGATAATGGTGGTCTCTTCTATTTGATTTCCGATGACAATATCAAGGCAACGGCCTATAATACCAGTCAAGAAAAGATTGATGCTCAGGTGGCTGCTGGAACCCTCTTTAGGGATGATAGCTTGGAAGGCCTGGCCAAACAAATCGGTGTCAATCCAGAGGTCTTTGTCCAAACCATTAACAACTACAATTCCTATGTAGATGCGGGTCATGACCCTGAATTTGACAAGGGGGCCTTTGACCTCAAGGTTGAAAAAGCACCTTTCTATGCGACCCCTCGTAAGCCAGCTGTTCACCACACCATGGGTGGTCTGAAAATTGATACTCAGGCTCATGTTCTCAACGAAAAGGCTCAGCCAATTTCCGGTCTCTATGCAGCAGGAGAAGTTGCTGGTGGTCTCCATGCCGGTAACCGCCTAGGCGGTAACTCTCTGACCGACATCTTCACCTTTGGCCGCATCGCAGCCCAAACCGCTGTTGATGAATGGTGTTAA
- a CDS encoding NADPH-dependent FMN reductase, whose translation MKLVAIVGTNSKRSTNRKLLRFMAKHFAKQADIEILEIKDLPAFNEPEDKIAPQAVASFTEKIVQAQGVIIATPEYDHTIPAPLSSALEWIAYTSRPLINKPVMIVGASLGLLGTSRAQAHLRQILDAPELKARLMPGNEFLLGHSEQVLTDEGELTNADKVAELEDCFAEFLEFVSLTNQLVKEADTKRKQAFAWEAAD comes from the coding sequence ATGAAATTAGTTGCTATTGTTGGAACCAATTCCAAACGGTCAACCAACCGAAAATTACTAAGGTTCATGGCTAAGCATTTTGCCAAGCAGGCGGACATTGAAATTCTTGAAATCAAGGATTTGCCAGCCTTTAATGAGCCAGAGGATAAGATAGCTCCTCAAGCCGTGGCAAGCTTTACTGAAAAAATTGTCCAAGCTCAAGGGGTCATTATTGCGACACCAGAATACGACCACACCATTCCAGCCCCGCTGTCCTCAGCCTTGGAATGGATTGCCTATACGAGTCGTCCTTTGATAAATAAGCCTGTCATGATTGTAGGGGCTTCGCTGGGGCTGTTGGGAACTTCACGTGCCCAGGCTCATTTGCGACAGATTTTAGATGCGCCTGAACTTAAGGCAAGGCTGATGCCAGGGAATGAATTTCTACTGGGTCATTCCGAACAAGTCTTGACCGATGAGGGAGAGCTGACCAATGCTGATAAGGTGGCTGAGCTAGAAGATTGCTTTGCTGAGTTCTTAGAATTTGTCAGCCTGACCAATCAACTGGTCAAGGAAGCTGATACCAAACGCAAGCAAGCCTTCGCTTGGGAAGCCGCGGACTAG
- the tpx gene encoding thiol peroxidase, with protein MLTFLGKPVTVAADKQLQVGDTAPDFTLMASDLSQKSLSDFAGKKKILSIVPSIDTGLCSTQTRTFNQELSNLEDTVVITISADLPFAQQKWCGVQGLDEAIMLSDYYDNGFGQAYGVLMEEWHLLARAVLVLDQQNQVTYTQYLDNINAEPDYQAAIEAVKAI; from the coding sequence ATGCTAACATTTTTAGGAAAACCAGTGACGGTAGCAGCAGATAAACAGCTGCAAGTAGGAGATACAGCGCCAGATTTCACCCTGATGGCTTCGGATTTGAGCCAAAAAAGCCTGTCAGACTTTGCTGGTAAAAAGAAGATCCTTAGTATTGTACCTTCCATTGATACAGGACTTTGTTCAACACAGACTCGAACCTTCAATCAGGAACTGTCAAACCTTGAGGATACGGTTGTCATTACCATTTCGGCCGACCTCCCCTTTGCTCAGCAAAAATGGTGTGGGGTGCAAGGATTGGATGAAGCTATCATGCTATCGGATTACTATGACAATGGTTTTGGTCAGGCCTATGGAGTCCTGATGGAAGAGTGGCACCTGTTAGCTCGGGCTGTCCTAGTCCTGGACCAACAGAACCAAGTCACCTACACCCAATATCTGGACAATATCAATGCCGAGCCAGACTACCAGGCGGCCATTGAGGCGGTCAAGGCTATCTAA